Proteins found in one Plasmodium knowlesi strain H genome assembly, chromosome: 12 genomic segment:
- a CDS encoding protein transport protein SFT2, putative — translation MMGGENNLDHLSFFENNEFQNINREFLRGSIESTTNEEEKGLIQKAISISKKGAENIQKGIKKTLEKTNLNNAPSIVSNSTTAETGSMFSNFPLFNNQTRENETNTFFAFTSALSYKNFPLFCLFFGVSIMFLILSFFTLPMIVITPRQFGFFFTLSSICFVTSLAFLKGFSSLYYHLMEKDRLPFTAAYILSLLSTLYFTVIKPLYLLALITSVVQVFALISFIVSYIPGGAGAIKMLLTTLFTYIKNLFRRGNSSDLPF, via the exons ATGATGGGGGGCGAAAACAACTTGGACCATTTGTCCTTCTTCGAGAATAATGAATTCCAAAATATTAATCGAGAGTTTTTGAGGGGATCCATTGAAAGCACCAccaatgaagaagaaaaggggctTATACAAAAGGCAATTAGTAtatcaaaaaaaggagcagaaaatatacaaaagggTATCAAAAAGACTCTCGAAAAAACGAACTTAAATAATGCCCCATCAATAGTATCCAATTCGACAACTGCAGAAACTGGATCCatgttttcaaattttccactttttaatAATCAAACtagagaaaatgaaacgaATACTTTTTTCGCCTTCACCAGTGCCCTGTCATATAAAAATTTCCCTCTCttctgtttattttttggagTCAGTATTATGTTTCTAATATTGTCCTTCTTTACTTTACCCATGATTGTTATAACACCGAGACAGTTTGGATTCTTCTTCACTCTTTCCTCCATCTGCTTTGTGACATCACTGGCATTTTTGAAGGGCTTTTCAAGTCTGTACTACCATTTGATGGAGAAGGATCG GCTCCCATTCACCGCTGCATACATTTTGTCCCTCCTATCCACACTTTATTTCACCGTCATCAAGCCCTTATATTTATTA GCCCTGATTACATCCGTTGTGCAAGTATTTGCTCTCATTTCTTTTATAGTGTCATACATACCAG GCGGGGCAGGGGCAATTAAAATGTTGCTAACGACACTCTTCACGTATATCAAGAACTTGTTTCGAAGAGGAAATTCATCAGatttacctttttaa
- a CDS encoding nucleoside-diphosphatase, putative encodes MKNGRGVHKQPFRLLGLVCTIIMYLGICASEKQSTDGSHLYKSVVIDAGSTGTRVHIYNYKILDEKKGINIHIPSISYRTTPGIVYLLNNYFSNDEKVPFYEYFKNIKEFLYEHVQVNERSSTSIMIRASGGFRLLSITESEKYINFLKEYFLSNFSDFLLIDELLIKVLSGKEEAILSFVSIYALLEKFNPSPVTFTNLEKSPNGENVSTISEVPTGKGSQGNNLTQVTNGADDIIGVLELGGATAQVVIKFPLSKMNEDIKNLFNYKHSEKRKKSVIEENYKNKNVVKIHLFDDDIYLYCKSYLVLGRQNAMKTYLHYIIHQHNRDDHVDGKGFTEGEKNSQVVMNAQRNANDKNKFIPVACFPKNFKFYVNNLYETSIEEELHEYDGTTEMSEDDYIAVGTGNIDLCRSQIQTILNYSQIDDLPFKIKRFIKLYGIENFHHFAIDILNLPESFDPISLDSNMYLEKAKEICPLTIEEIVKVVRPGANIEKAQTSCFGLIFLYEFMRYILKIDQPIAFQSTNYINKISITWTVAVLLMELPAHLHTIKKQTKETYLNDEL; translated from the exons atgaaaaatggaagaggcGTCCACAAGCAGCCGTTTCGACTCCTAGGGCTGGTGTGCACGATAATAATGTACCTAGGAATATGCGCGAGTGAGAAGCAGAGCACCGATGGAAGTCACCTTTACAAGTCGGTCGTTATTGACGCAGGGTCCACAGGAACGAGGGTCCACATATACAACTACAAAATactggatgaaaaaaaaggaatcaacATACACATTCCATCAATCAGTTATAGAACTACCCCAGGGATTGTGTATCTCCTAAATAACTACTTttcaaatgatgaaaaagtACCTTTTTATgagtattttaaaaatataaaagaatttttgtatgaacatgTTCAGGTAAACGAAAGATCAAGCACATCCATCATGATTCGTGCATCAGGAGGATTCAGACTACTTAGCATAACCGAGTCGGAAaagtatataaattttttaaaggaatattttttaagtaacTTTAGCGACTTTCTACTAATTGATGAGTTACTGATAAAAGTGCTaagtggaaaggaagaagctaTTTTGTCCTTCGTCTCAATTTATGCCCTTCTGGAGAAGTTCAACCCCAGTCCTGTAACTTTTACCAATTTGGAGAAGTCGCCAAATGGGGAGAATGTCTCTACCATATCGGAGGTGCCCACAGGAAAGGGTTCTCAAGGAAATAATTTGACACAAGTGACCAATGGGGCGGACGACATTATAGGCGTCCTAGAGCTAGGGGGCGCCACCGCGCAGGTCGTAATCAAATTTCCTCTGTCCAAGATGAATGAAgacattaaaaatttatttaattataaacatagtgaaaaaaggaagaagagtgTGATAgaggaaaattataaaaataagaacgtCGTGAAAATTCACCTCTTCGATGATGATATTTATCTTTATTGCAAAAGTTACCTCGTCTTGGGGAGGCAAAATGCCATGAAGACCTACCTACATTACATTATTCATCAGCACAACAGGGATGACCACGTAGACGGCAAAGGCTTCACCGAAGGGGAGAAGAACTCCCAAGTTGTTATGAATGCACAGAGGAAtgcaaatgataaaaataaattcattcCAGTTGCATGCTTTCCGAAGAACTTCAAATTCTatgtaaataatttataCGAGACATCCATTGAGGAGGAACTCCACGAGTACGACGGGACGACGGAGATGAGTGAAGATGACTACATTGCCGTGGGTACGGGGAATATCGACTTATGTAGGTCGCAAATACAGACCATCCTTAATTATTCGCAGATTGACGATCTTCCATTTAAGATAAAGCGTTTCATAAAGCTCTACGGTATTGAGAACTTCCATCACTTTGCCATA GATATTCTGAATCTTCCGGAAAGCTTTGACCCCATTTCACTAGACTCAAATATGTATTTGGAGAAGGCCAAGGAAATATGCCCGCTGACCATTGAGGAAATTGTGAAGGTGGTACGACCAGGCGCGAACATCGAGAAGGCGCAGACGTCCTGTTTCGG ACTGATATTCCTGTACGAGTTCATGCGATACATCCTGAAGATTGACCAACCCATAGCGTTCCAATCGACCAACTAC ATAAACAAAATTAGCATCACCTGGACAGTGGCCGTTCTGCTAATGGAGCTCCCGGCCCACTTGCACACAATTAAAAAGCAGACAAAGGAAACCTATCTCAACGATGAACTGTGA